Genomic segment of Primulina tabacum isolate GXHZ01 chromosome 11, ASM2559414v2, whole genome shotgun sequence:
GTCCacgcataaatttttttttttgctaagtCACAAAGCATTTTGTTGGCAAAATAAAACCAACCCCATTCCTTAAATAAGACTCTTTCAATTCCTCCACCAAAATCCTTGGTCGAACAAAGTCTCAATTATAATAACCTCTCACTGGACCATTGCACCAATTTGCTATATAGTTCAAAAAGATAGGTGAGCAGTGCAAGATTCTGTAGAAAGGGCCTTGTTGCCTTTTCGCGGTTAAGACAAAATAATCTCAAGGATACAGCCTGGAAGTCTTTTATAAGGAGAGATCCCCACCATAAGCTGACACCTGAACTCTAGAAAAAGTGTCCGCCTTCATATACAAGTATATATACAAATAAAATGGAATCCAAATAATGACTTATATATTATATTCATATTAAACACTTGTTTCCTTATGTTCGTTTTGATCTGTTTGACCTCGCATTTACTTTGCAGGGACTGTTGGAACTTTCTATACCAGAACCCACCAAAAAGTAATTTCCATAATGTGGATCAAGAATTTTATTGTCGGTTCAGGAGGACATTATAGTCATTTGGGACTTCAGCTCACTGTCCAAACTGCAAATCTAGCCTACTCAATACTAAAGTCACTTTCTTTCACCAATTCTCATCAATgctttttattatattttatgctttGAGCCGTATAGTTTGCCAACTCAAAACTACCATGCTTTATTTTTAGTTTATAGAAATTTCAAATCTGTAGAAATTTGCAAACTAAATGCCGTTAGTCTTGGCTGGTAGTACAGAACCAGAAGATGATTCAAGAAACCATTTTTAATGGAAAATCCtaagttcttcttcttctttgttCTTCTGAGCATTCTACGTTTTCTACTTTTCTCAGGTAAGATGATTTTTTGATTCAAAGTTCAATTCAAGAGACTTATTTTCTTTCGTTATATTGTACATAAATAAAGCTCATGGATGTGTATTTTTTTGTCCTGTGCGCAGAAATTAATGCGCAGCAAAGCAAAGATGAGCCATATATAGGAGTTAACATCGGCACAGATGTGTCAAATTTGCTATCGGCTACAGATTTAGTGGCATTTTTGCAGTCGCAAAAGATTACTCATGTCAGGCTCTATGATGCCGACGCCGAAATCCTCAAGGCGCTTGCTAATACCAAGATTAGGGTCATTGTCAGTGTGCCCAATAGCCAGCTTCTTGCCATTGGCTCCTCCAACGCCACTGCCGCCACCTGGATTGGCTCCAATGTAGCAGCGTACTACCCTGAAACTCTGATCACCGGCGTGGCAGTTGGGGATGAAATCTTCACCACCGTTCCTAGTTCAACACCTTTGCTCATGCCAGCAATTGAGTCACTCTACAGTGCTCTCGTGGCTGCAAATCTGCATACCCAAATCAAGATTTCAACTCCCAATTCTGCTTCCATAATTATTGACCCTTTCCCACCTTCCCAGGCCTATTTTAATCAGAGCTTGGGCCCTGTTATTACCCAGTTGCTGCAGTTCTTGTCCAGGACACAGTCACCTTTGATGATGAATTTGTATCCTTACTATGTGTTTATGCAGAATAAAGGGGTTGTTCCTTTAGATAATTCCCTTTTCAAGCCATTAACACCCTCCGAAGAAATGGTTGATCCTAACACATTGCTGCACTACACCAATGTGTTTGATGCCATGCTTGATTCTGTGTATTTT
This window contains:
- the LOC142517721 gene encoding glucan endo-1,3-beta-glucosidase 1-like, whose amino-acid sequence is MENPKFFFFFVLLSILRFLLFSEINAQQSKDEPYIGVNIGTDVSNLLSATDLVAFLQSQKITHVRLYDADAEILKALANTKIRVIVSVPNSQLLAIGSSNATAATWIGSNVAAYYPETLITGVAVGDEIFTTVPSSTPLLMPAIESLYSALVAANLHTQIKISTPNSASIIIDPFPPSQAYFNQSLGPVITQLLQFLSRTQSPLMMNLYPYYVFMQNKGVVPLDNSLFKPLTPSEEMVDPNTLLHYTNVFDAMLDSVYFSMKNLNVTDVVVLVSETGWPSRGDSKEPYATIDNADMYISNLIKHFIDRSGTPLHPEISSNVYIYELFNEDLRSPPVSEASWGLFYANATPVYLLHVSGSGTFLANDTTNQTYCIATDGLDVKILQTALDWSCGLGRANCSEIQPGESCYQPNNVKNHASYAFDSYYQKEGKSPGSCDFKGAATITTTDPSHGNCIFPGSKMISNKTSQVVNSTQASSGNGVRFIAFRFKILHLIWAFTSCLFYYSFVS